The region GCAAGCTGGACGTCTGTTTAGGACTGGAGAGTGAGTTCTTCCCGGGCCATGAAAAGTGGATTGAAAACCTCCACAAACGGGCAGAGTTCGACTACATTTTGGGCGCTGTGCACTGGCAGTCGAAGGATTACTTGGCCAAGTTTGAAACTGGCACTATCGAAAATTTCCGTCGCACTTACTTTGAGCATTTGGCGCAGAGTGCTGAGACGGGGCTTTATGATTGTCTTGCCCACCCCGATTTGGTGAAAAACTATCACCCTGATTCCTGGTGTTTTGCCATCATCAAAAACACCGTTTCCACGGTTTTGGACCGCATTGCTAAAACGGGGGTAGCGATGGAGTTGAATACCTCGGGGCTGAATAAAAGCTATTCGGAGATGAATCCCGGCAATGAGATGCTGCGCATGATGGCTGAGCGAAAAATCCCCGTCGTTTTGGGCAGTGATTCTCACAAGCCTGTTCGCGTGGGTGAGCACTTCATCACGGCGCTGAATAACTTGAGTGATGCGGGCTACGAGGAAATCAGCTACTTCAAAAAACGTCAGCGGATTGACCTGCGAATCAGTGATGTGCTCGCTAGTATTCGGAAAGCGATTGATGCCAATTCTTAATCGACAGCAGGCCTTTTAGGAATTGGTTCGAATCCATGAAAAGTGCCCCAGCCGTTGCTTGCGGGCGCGCCAGTCATCGCTATGGGCAACGGTTCCATGATTTCTTTTCCAGACAGCCCGGTCGCCGTGCTTTGCAGCGGTGGCGACGCCCCCGGTATGAATGCCTTCCTGCGCGCTATCGTGCGTCTGGGGCTCAATCGGCATAAAGTGCCAGTTTTGGGCATTCGGGGGGGCTACCGAGGTCTGGTGCGTGCCGCGAAGCAGGTGAATGGAGACGCCGCAGAACTGGTGCGGTTGAAATTAGAGATCACTGCCAACACGGGCAATCGCGGTTTGATCGATGCCCAGCAGAGCATCATTCAGATGGATCACGCCAGTGTCAGTGGGATCATGGGCAAAGGGGGAACGATTTTAGGTTCGGCGCGTTGCTTAGATTTTCATAAGCCCGAAGTTCGCCGGAGTGTCATTCAGCTCTTGGAAAACCTGGGTGTGCGCGCTTTGGTGGTGGCGGGTGGGGATGGGTCACTCACGGGTGCTCGCCTTTTGGCTGAAGAGAGCAACCTCAAGATCATCGGAGTACCTTCCACGATTGATAACGATCTGCAATTCACAGAGATGGCTCTGGGCGTGGATACGGCTGTGCATACGCTGGTGTGGGCCGTGGACCATTTCATTGACACTGCGCGCAGCCACCGTCGAGTGATGGTACTGGAGACGATGGGGCGCGAAAGTGGTGACCTTGCCCGCATGGCAGCCCTGGCCTCGGGTGCGGAGATGGTCATCACGCCGGAAGGCGGACCGCTGACAGAAAAGTCCATGATGGCCTACGCAGAGGAGATCGAAGGGGCGATGACTCGCGGTCGTGGCCACGCCATCGTGCTCATAGCTGAAGGGGTGAAATTTGACCCGCCGCAGTCGCGCAATGGGGCCTACATTTTGCGGGATGCATTTCAGAAGTACTTTCAGCGTGAAGGGGCTCCGTTCCAGGATCTGGAAGTGCGCCCCTCCGTGCTTGGGCATCTTCAGCGCGGTGGTCACACCACGCCGGGAGATTGCATCTTGGCGGCTCGTTTCGCGGAAGAAGCCTGGAAAGCGATCTTGGATCCGAATGCTGGCAATGGCATCACAGCGCTGCAGCATAACAAAGCCACAATGGTACCCTTTGGCTGTGCTGATTTGCCCGAGCGCGCGCTATCTTCCGTTGCGATGGATCGTTTGCATGATGATTTGAGCTCCTGGTAAGCAGGATTGTTTTTCGGCCTTATTCCTACTCGGAGTGAGGCCTTTTAATTGTTGGGATTGAGGAGCTGCCAGGGCTGATCTAAACGGGAGCTCTCGCTGCGGCTGCTACGATTTTTTGTAACTCGGTCAGCTCACGGTAGAGATCCAAACTTTCGCGCTGGAGATCGGCGACATCCTGGGGGTCTAGGTTAGGATGCTTGAGCTGAGTTTGCAGGCGCTGGTGTTGTTGCTTGAGGCATTTTAGAGACAAGATCTGGAGGGCGTGCTGGGCATCCACCAGCTTTCCTGGAGGTGGGGCCATGTGTTGCACTTGGGTTAGTGCGGCCTCCTCGTCTCGGTCTAAAGTGAAAAGGAAGGTATTGAAAGAGTCTGGGTTGGCAGGTTCGAAGTCGCCTAACCAGACGCGTGATAAAAGCTCCGTGCCGACGAGCTCGTGCAGTACCTTTTGTTCGCCATGCTCGCGCAGCCAGAGCAATATTTCAGGATCTGAAAGCGCCAGACGGCACAGCATGAGTGCGGTGGCATCCTGACTGGCCAGGAGTTTTTCCCCGGCGCGTTCGGTGGTGGGGCCAGCCTCTTTTTTGCTGCGGCTGCTGCTGCCTTTTTCGGCCTTGGTCACCAGCTTGCGCATGATTTCCTCGGAGATGCCCAGGCTGTTGGCCACGCGCTGGATGGTGGTCTGCTTGGCGATGGGCGTGTCGAAGAGCTTAACGTTTTCCGCCATTTCTTCAGCGAACTTAATGCGCTCCCGCATCTCCGTCAGGTCGCGGCGGGAGCCGACGCTGGCGAGCTGGTAGTCCACAAAATCTTTGGCGTGTTTGACGAGTTCGCCAAAGGCTTCCACGCCTTCTTTGCGGATGTAAGAGTCCGGGTCTTCACCCTTGGGCAACATGGCTACTTTGACAATGAGGCCATAGGGGGCCAGGGCCTGGAAGGCGCGCTCGGCAGCCTTGTAGCCAGCGTTGTCCGAGTCATAACAGAGCACAATTTCATCGGCCTGACGTTTCAGGGCTTTGGCGTGGAATTCTGTGAAGGCGGTGCCCTGGCCTGCGACCACGTTTTGAAAGCCAGCCTCATAGACCATGAGGGTGTCAATCTGGCCTTCACAGACGATGGCCTGGCCTGCCTTGGAAATGCCGCGCTTCGATTTGTCGAAGCCAAAGAGGACTTTGCTCTTGCTGAACAGCGGGGTCTCGGGCGAGTTCAGATACTTCGCCACTTTGGCATCGGCCTCCAGGACGCGTCCGCTGAAGGCGATGACCTCGCCATTGTCATTGCAGATGGGAAACATCAAGCGGTGGCGGAAACGTGGGTAGGCATCGCCGCGTTCTTCACTGGTAGCCAGGATGCCTCCCTCAATGAGCAGGCCGGAGCCGATCTTGTTTTTCATGGCCCATTCCCGCAGGGGTTGGGTATTGGGTGGGGCATAGCCGAGCTTCCAGCGTTTGGCCACCTCAGCACTGATGCCACGGCTTTTCAGGTATTGCCGGGCGGCATCGGCCATGGGGTGTTTCATCAGGAGCTGGTGGTACCAGGTGGCGATCTCCTGATGCACGCGGATGAGGGAGCTGCGCAGCTTGGCCGCAGCTTCGGCATTGGCGTCCCAGACTTCTTCCTCGATGCGGATGCCGGCCTGCTCCGCCAAGCGCTTGACCGCCTCCATGAAGGTGAGGCCGTCGTGCTCCATGACAAAGCGGAAGGCATTGCCGCCAGCACCGCAGCCGAAGCAATGGTAGGAATTGGTGGAAGGGCGAACGTTGAAGGAAGGGGACTTTTCGTTGTGAAAGGGGCACAGGCCCACCCAGTTTGTCCCGGCCCGGCGCAGCTTTACGGAGCGCCCCACCACGTCCACGATGTCCGTGGCGGCGAGCACTTGCTGCAAGGTTTCTTCCGGGATGCGAGGCATGGGGTAGAGAAGATGGCGGAGGCCGGGCCAGTGTGCAACTGGCGCGGCGGAGTAACGGTAATACCGAGGGGGAGGTGAGCTCCTATGTCCGTGTTTTCCTGCGCAGGTGTAGCCACAGAAGAGACAGCGCTAGGGTGCCGAGGAACCAGCCGGGCCACCAGGTGAGACTGGTAGCGAAGATGCGCAAATCTTCTGCAGGCAGGGCGAGGTCCTTTTGCAACCATTGGGTGTGCCAGCCGAAGAGCAGCGTCATCCCCCCATAGGCAAGGTTCATCGTAAGGCCGCGAAAGCTGAGGGCTGTAGCGCGGCGGGTGGAGTCCACAATGTCATTGAGGTAATAGGAGAGGAAGAACTGGAGGAAGCGCATGGCCAACATGAGGGGCACCACCAGGGCCACGCCCAGGAAGCCGGGCTGCGGGTACGCGGCGAACAGCAGACCCACCAGGGTCATAAGCGCTAGCCATGCAAAATTCGACCGCTGGCTACCCTGGGTGGACATGCGCTCCATCAGCCCCGCCGTGGCCAGGCCTAGCAGCGAAGCCACCGTGCCGATGATGCCATACCAGGCCTCGGTGATGCCGACGAGACGGTAGAAGTTGCTGGAGACGGTGAGGAAGAGCCGAATGATACTGTCAAAGACGACGCCGAGGAGGATGAGCGTGAAGGCGGCCTCCGTGCGCCAGATCCAGCGACCGGTTTCCAAAATGCGAGCCAAGGCCAGCCGGGCCTCATGCAGCCAGCCTCCGGTGCGAGCAACGATGGCCGCGGCGGGCTCCGTCATGCGCAGGGTCACCCCCAGGCAGGCGATGCCGGTGAGAAAATTCAGCCCCAGGGGGATCTTCATGGTCCATGCACGGGGAACCTCTCCCAGGCCCAGCCAGGCCAGGACGGTGCTGACTTTGCCATGATCATAGAGGAGGCCACCACTGACGGAGGAGACGATGAACCCCAGGGCCATGGCACGGCTGAGCTGGGCCATGACCTTCGGCCACAGTACCGGGCGTTCGGCCTCGGGCAGGGAATCATAGGTCAATGCTTCGTCCGCCCCGCTGGCAGCCGCTTCAGCCGCCCCGCTGAGGATGCGATTCACCACGAACAGCCACAGCACGACATCGTGATTCCCCACGGGCATGAGGCACAGTACGCCCATCTCCGCCACCATCAGCCAGCCAGCGGCGATGATGAGCGGGCGACGGCCAAACTGGTCTGCCAGGGCCCCGGAGGGCACCTCAAGGAGGACGATGATGATGGCCCAAACGACATTCAGCGCGGCGAATTCGGCAATGCTCAACCCCAGGTCCAGAAAGAGGACGGTGAAGATGGGGTAATAAAACCGGCAGTTAAACAGCAGCCGGAACCAGATGAAAAGACGGGCGTTGAGAGGCATCGGCGAGGGGAGTAGAGGGCAGCGTGAGAGTGGTGCAGGAGGACGAGACTGGCAAAGCAGATCCCTGGCCTTTTTTTCGTTACCGGGTGCCGACGTCTGCCGTTAGGCCCCGGCGTATGTCACCTTCACTGAAAAATACCCTGGTCGGGCTGCTCATTCTCGCCGTCCTCTTCCTCATCGTGGAGCGTGTGCTGGGCAAGGCGCGCGGGCCGCTGCTGCGCCGCGGATGGCTGACGGACGTGGCGTATTTCTTTTTCACCCCTTTTGTTACGCGGGTGCTTTCCAAAGGTGGGCTCATCCTGCCTGCCGTACTGCTGGTGTGGTGCGGGGTGGCCAGTGCAGAGGACTTTCGCCAGCAGACCTATGCGGGCTTTGGCCCCCTGGCCAGGCAGCCCTTATGGCTGCAAGCGATCGAGATCTATTTGCTGGCAGATTTCCTTGCCTACTGGAGCCATCGCCTCTTCCACGGCGGGCGCTGGTGGCCCTTCCATGCGGTGCATCATAGCTCGGAAGATCTCGATTGGCTGAGCAGTATCCGGGTGCATCCGGTGAATGATCTGGTGAACAAATTCTTCCAGGTCACGCCCCTGCTGCTACTGGGGTTCAACCCCTGGGTGACGCTTTCCACCGCGCCCTTTTTCACCCTCTATGCCATCTTCCTGCATGCACGGGTGGACTGGGATTTCGGGCCGCTGCGTTACGTCATCGCCACACCCATGTTTCATCGCTGGCATCACAGTCGCCTGCGCGAGGCCTGGGACAAAAACTTTGCGGGCCTCTTTCCCTTTTGGGATCTGCTCTTTGGCACCTTCTTCATGCCGCGTGGTCGCGTGCCGGAGGACTTCGGCGTGGCCGGAGGTTTCCCGCAGGACATGGCGGGTCAGCTTTGGGAACCGGTGCGTCGGCTTTTGCCTAACCAAAAGCGGTGTGATACACTGGATGCGGATCAGGTGGGATGATGCCCTTTACAAACGCGCTAGCCAGGCCAGGGACTCCTAGCATGAATGACGTCCCCTGTTTTCTCGAAGTATTGAGGGGGTGTCCTGGCCGATTCCAGAATAGGCTGAGGTTTGGCTGTCTCCGTCGTGATCGTTTCCAAGGGTTGCCCGCGGGCGTTCAGGAATTCGACCTTTGCTGTGTATCCATAGTCCTTTAGCCGCAGCAGAGAGTCCTGGCTGACGGCCGCATACCATTGCTTCCACGCCTGGCGGGTGGGTAGTAGTCTTCTGTCATCGGCCTTGGAAGAGGGGGATGAACTTCGGGATTTTAGGGAGTATTCCGTACGGACAGCCATGTTGTGATAGGTGAGGTAGTAGCCAGCCATTCCCTCGACGACCATAACCCATAGGTTGCCTTCTTCGTCCGTGGCTGGCGGGAGGTTCTGAACGTCGTACACGGGGGTCACTCGATTGCTGCCTGGCAGGCCTGAGAGGACGATGCGGACTTTCTCGATGAGTTCGGATTTCAGATGTCTCTGAAGCTGCCTAGACTCAACCTTGCTACTGATGCTGCAACCTGGAATCGTAGCACACAGGCATGATCCGCAGGTCACTAAGAAGGCCCACTTGATTCGTATGAATTTTTGAAAATGCATTGGGTTTGAGGTGGCGCGACAATGCCACAAATCGGCCAGGAAAAATAAAGATTCGCATCTCTAAACTTTATGTCCCAGCCCGTTTTGGCCTAGGTCGGAAGAGTTGGGCCAACGCGACCCCTTCGCAGGGTAACGGCTATCGTGATGGGTACTGTGGTGTCCTGCAATACAGGGCTGTTTTTTGTCGTGCGAAGTGCCCTAGATCGGCGGTGATGACTCTGAATGAGCTTGCTCTTAAAGTGTTGATTATCAGTGATTTTATGTTCGACGGTGATGAGTTGGCATACGCCATGCCTTCAAGAGATGCTGTCAACTTGAACCCCCTCACCCATCATGAAAAACACACTCCTTCCTCTTGCTGCTGCCTTCACATTGCTGACTCCGATAGTGACGATGGCAGGTCCCAAAGAAGACGAACAGGTGCGCCAAGCGGCCGCAGTAATGACCCGCTTCAAGACGATTCCTGAAACCGAAATTCCTCAGCATGTGCTGCGCAATGCCAAAGGTCTGGCCATCGTGACCATGACCAAAGGTGGCTTCATGTGGTCGGGTAAAGTGGGCCAGGGCGTCGTCGTGGCCCGCAATGGCCGTAGCTGGTCTGGCCCCTCCTTCATCGGCACGGGTGGTGTCGGCTTTGGTCCCCAGATCGGTGGTCAGGTCACCGAGTTCATCTTCGTGCTGAACACGCCTGAAGCTGTGCGCGCTTTCTCGAATGATGCCAACGTCCAGCTCGGCGGTGCTCTCAGTGTGGCCGCAGGTCCCGTGGGCCGTAGCGCCGAGGCGGGCGTGACGCCCAATGCAGCCGTCTATGCTTATAGCCGTAGCCAGGGCCTCTTTGCTGGTATCTCCTTGGAAGGGACGGTGATCGCGACGAAGAAGAAAGCCAACGAGCGCTACTATAATCGTCAGGTTGAGGCCTCCACCATTTTGGCCGGCAAAGTGCGTGCCCCAGCAAGCGCCAGCCAGTTGCGCAACACGCTGTAAGGCGCGGTGAAGTCCCTGCGGAGGACGATCCCCCCAAGCGGCCCGGGTTTTCCTGGGCCGCTTTTTTGGGTCGCTGCGTCCGCTAGGTATTGTAGCCGCGTCCGCCAGGACGTGGTGTTTGGGGAGTGTCGGAGGTTCTTTTTACCCGCGTGACAAATCCGGGCTTGCATCGGGGTGATGGTTTCCTGTTTCTGGAGACGTTCTCTTTCGCCTTATGAACCGCCGCTCCTTTTTCCGTTCGTCCACCGCCCTGGCCGCCGCCTCCGCTGGGGCTGCCCTCGCTCCCCGTGCCTCCGCCGCCGTCATTGACAAAGCAGCGGCAGATCCCGCCTACAAGATCAAGAACAGCGGCATCAAACACACCCTCATGGGGTGGTGCTGGAAGCCGATGGACACGCTCGTTTTAGCCCAGCATGCCAAGGACATCGGGCTGGTGGGCATTGAGGGCATCGATAAAAAATATTACCCCGATGTGAAGAAGCTGGGACTGGGCATCAGCCTCGTGGGCTCGCATGGTTTTGCCAAAGGCCCCTGCAATCCAGAGAACCGCGACTTCGTCATCAAGAGCCTCACCGAAGGCATTGATCTGGCCGCCGATGTGGGCTGCAAAAAGGTCATCACCTTTACCGGCATGAAGTTTGAAGGCATGGATCGCGGCAAGGCCATCCAAGACTGCCTAGACACCTGGAAGGCCGTGCTGCCGCATGCCGAAAAGAAGGGCATCACGCTGGTGCTGGAGCACCTGAACAGCCGAGATAGCAGCCATCCCATGAAAGGCCACCCCGGCTACTTCGGCGACGACGTGGACTTCTGCGTGGACCTCATCAAGCAGGTCGGCAGCCCGAACTTCAAGCTGCTGTTCGACATCTACCACGTCAGCATCATGAATGGCGATGTCATCCGCCGCATGCGCGAGCACAAGGAGTACATCGGCCACCTGCACACCGCAGGCAATCCAGGCCGCTGCGAGCTGGACGAGAACCAGGAGATCAACTACCCCGCCATCATGAAAGCCGCCCTCGAGATCGGCTACCACGACTACGTCGCTCATGAGTTCATCCCCACCTGGGACGATCCCATCTTGGCGCTAAGGCATGCCTGCATGGTGTGTGATGTTTGAGTTTAATACTCATGCGTGCGTTGTTTTTGGCAGGTCTGTTTTGTGTAACCATCCTCTTTTCCTGCTCGCTCATCCTAGTTTGGGAAGTGGGTGTGGATGAGAATATGGTTAGGCCGTTTTACCCCACATCTTTTGTGGTAGAGCTGGTCCTGCTTATCTCACTGGTTAGTGGCATCCTGGCTTTCGTCGAAAGCAAAACACGCAGGCCTATTGCCTTGATTTGGTATGTGATGGTAGCGATTCTGTTCATCGGCTTTTGGGCCGGACTCCCCATCGTCATGACCCACAAAGCCATTATTTCCTGGCAGCGTCCTGCGATGACCGCCAGGAGCAATCTTGACTCCACAAGCTCGATCCAATAAATCCCAGAGGAACTTTTTGCCCATGAAAACCATACTCATCTGTCTGCTGCTGGTCCTTAGCACTACCTGGAGCATGGCGGAGGAGAGCTTGATCAATACCTTCGGAAATCACTCCTATGCAGAGCATGGGGTGGTGGTGGAGATTACAGACAGCGGTGATGTCTCGGTAAGCATCAAGATGAAGTTTGATTTGCCGGGTTTCAAAGGAGCTGTGGGCACGGGTAAGAATGCTCCCATGAAAATGCTTCCAGGGAAATGGGCCCTGCAATTTGTACCGCCTAACGAACTTTGGATTCATGATGGTCTGGGGCAGATCCGGCTGATGGAAAGAACCCTCACTCCCAGTGGCTTCAAAAGTTCCTCCAGCGATGTGGTGTCTGAACTCCTGATTAAAGCCCCGGAGAAGCTGAGGCAGCAGATGATAGCCAGCCAAACCGAGCAAGCCGGAGGCCAATGAAGGGGCTGAAATCTTTCTATGATGCTTGCATGAGCAGTCGTATGCGTCACCTGATGAAAGGCTGGAGCATTCGCGCCTCGTGGATTCTCGGGCTGCTAGGACTGCTGTGCTGGGTTGATTTTGTGGCGTTAGAGATTCTGGTGGAACAGGAATTCCTGTCTCAGGAGGGACATGACCATGACGCTTACGAATCCATCGGCAGCCCTTACCTTCCCCTTCTGGTTGCCGGATGTTTGGCTTTCATGGGCGCTTTGCTGATGCTTGCTCTGCGAGTCATCTTATCCTTGGCGGAGTTTCTAGGACGACTGATCATGCTGCAACCCCGCCACAAAAGTACTTCCTGAGGTTCTTCGCGCTCCAGTCCGGGGTAAGATTTCCAAATTTCTCCTTCCCTCGGTCGCACATCTCCTTGAAGAATGCCGCGCTTTCCGGCGTTCTTTGTG is a window of Prosthecobacter dejongeii DNA encoding:
- a CDS encoding lipid-binding SYLF domain-containing protein; the protein is MKNTLLPLAAAFTLLTPIVTMAGPKEDEQVRQAAAVMTRFKTIPETEIPQHVLRNAKGLAIVTMTKGGFMWSGKVGQGVVVARNGRSWSGPSFIGTGGVGFGPQIGGQVTEFIFVLNTPEAVRAFSNDANVQLGGALSVAAGPVGRSAEAGVTPNAAVYAYSRSQGLFAGISLEGTVIATKKKANERYYNRQVEASTILAGKVRAPASASQLRNTL
- the dnaG gene encoding DNA primase, which codes for MPRIPEETLQQVLAATDIVDVVGRSVKLRRAGTNWVGLCPFHNEKSPSFNVRPSTNSYHCFGCGAGGNAFRFVMEHDGLTFMEAVKRLAEQAGIRIEEEVWDANAEAAAKLRSSLIRVHQEIATWYHQLLMKHPMADAARQYLKSRGISAEVAKRWKLGYAPPNTQPLREWAMKNKIGSGLLIEGGILATSEERGDAYPRFRHRLMFPICNDNGEVIAFSGRVLEADAKVAKYLNSPETPLFSKSKVLFGFDKSKRGISKAGQAIVCEGQIDTLMVYEAGFQNVVAGQGTAFTEFHAKALKRQADEIVLCYDSDNAGYKAAERAFQALAPYGLIVKVAMLPKGEDPDSYIRKEGVEAFGELVKHAKDFVDYQLASVGSRRDLTEMRERIKFAEEMAENVKLFDTPIAKQTTIQRVANSLGISEEIMRKLVTKAEKGSSSRSKKEAGPTTERAGEKLLASQDATALMLCRLALSDPEILLWLREHGEQKVLHELVGTELLSRVWLGDFEPANPDSFNTFLFTLDRDEEAALTQVQHMAPPPGKLVDAQHALQILSLKCLKQQHQRLQTQLKHPNLDPQDVADLQRESLDLYRELTELQKIVAAAARAPV
- a CDS encoding 6-phosphofructokinase, yielding MISFPDSPVAVLCSGGDAPGMNAFLRAIVRLGLNRHKVPVLGIRGGYRGLVRAAKQVNGDAAELVRLKLEITANTGNRGLIDAQQSIIQMDHASVSGIMGKGGTILGSARCLDFHKPEVRRSVIQLLENLGVRALVVAGGDGSLTGARLLAEESNLKIIGVPSTIDNDLQFTEMALGVDTAVHTLVWAVDHFIDTARSHRRVMVLETMGRESGDLARMAALASGAEMVITPEGGPLTEKSMMAYAEEIEGAMTRGRGHAIVLIAEGVKFDPPQSRNGAYILRDAFQKYFQREGAPFQDLEVRPSVLGHLQRGGHTTPGDCILAARFAEEAWKAILDPNAGNGITALQHNKATMVPFGCADLPERALSSVAMDRLHDDLSSW
- a CDS encoding TIM barrel protein, whose amino-acid sequence is MNRRSFFRSSTALAAASAGAALAPRASAAVIDKAAADPAYKIKNSGIKHTLMGWCWKPMDTLVLAQHAKDIGLVGIEGIDKKYYPDVKKLGLGISLVGSHGFAKGPCNPENRDFVIKSLTEGIDLAADVGCKKVITFTGMKFEGMDRGKAIQDCLDTWKAVLPHAEKKGITLVLEHLNSRDSSHPMKGHPGYFGDDVDFCVDLIKQVGSPNFKLLFDIYHVSIMNGDVIRRMREHKEYIGHLHTAGNPGRCELDENQEINYPAIMKAALEIGYHDYVAHEFIPTWDDPILALRHACMVCDV
- a CDS encoding MFS transporter, whose amino-acid sequence is MPLNARLFIWFRLLFNCRFYYPIFTVLFLDLGLSIAEFAALNVVWAIIIVLLEVPSGALADQFGRRPLIIAAGWLMVAEMGVLCLMPVGNHDVVLWLFVVNRILSGAAEAAASGADEALTYDSLPEAERPVLWPKVMAQLSRAMALGFIVSSVSGGLLYDHGKVSTVLAWLGLGEVPRAWTMKIPLGLNFLTGIACLGVTLRMTEPAAAIVARTGGWLHEARLALARILETGRWIWRTEAAFTLILLGVVFDSIIRLFLTVSSNFYRLVGITEAWYGIIGTVASLLGLATAGLMERMSTQGSQRSNFAWLALMTLVGLLFAAYPQPGFLGVALVVPLMLAMRFLQFFLSYYLNDIVDSTRRATALSFRGLTMNLAYGGMTLLFGWHTQWLQKDLALPAEDLRIFATSLTWWPGWFLGTLALSLLWLHLRRKTRT
- a CDS encoding sterol desaturase family protein is translated as MSPSLKNTLVGLLILAVLFLIVERVLGKARGPLLRRGWLTDVAYFFFTPFVTRVLSKGGLILPAVLLVWCGVASAEDFRQQTYAGFGPLARQPLWLQAIEIYLLADFLAYWSHRLFHGGRWWPFHAVHHSSEDLDWLSSIRVHPVNDLVNKFFQVTPLLLLGFNPWVTLSTAPFFTLYAIFLHARVDWDFGPLRYVIATPMFHRWHHSRLREAWDKNFAGLFPFWDLLFGTFFMPRGRVPEDFGVAGGFPQDMAGQLWEPVRRLLPNQKRCDTLDADQVG